One Nitrospira sp. DNA window includes the following coding sequences:
- a CDS encoding Integration host factor beta subunit, which translates to MTKAQIIERVSEQVTTLTKRQAEIVVNTIFDCIRDSLRNGNKTEIRGFGSFRLRARRMKEGRNPKTGATVAVPAKRVPFFKAGKELKELLNK; encoded by the coding sequence ATGACCAAAGCGCAGATTATCGAGCGGGTATCGGAGCAGGTAACGACGTTGACCAAGCGGCAGGCGGAGATCGTCGTGAACACGATCTTCGATTGCATTCGCGACTCCCTGCGGAACGGCAATAAAACGGAAATCCGAGGGTTCGGCAGTTTCCGTCTGCGCGCCAGACGCATGAAGGAAGGCCGCAATCCCAAGACCGGAGCGACCGTGGCCGTACCGGCGAAACGGGTGCCTTTTTTCAAGGCCGGCAAGGAACTGAAGGAATTACTCAATAAGTAA
- a CDS encoding Cytidylate kinase gives MGERVGDRHEKQGLIVAIDGPAGAGKSTVAKLLALRLGYLYLDTGALYRAVAWKVQETGTDPDDRSAIAALLPETKLHMECGSEQAHVFVDGRDVTGDLRTPGVTALASVVSAIPAVREWLLPVQRQIGAAGSVVAEGRDIGTKVFPGADIKFFLEADADVRATRRHRELVAAGHAVQFDQTKRDLTGRDDRDRSRTVAPLIPAQDAERIDTSSMPAEAVVEHMMAVITARS, from the coding sequence GTGGGTGAGAGGGTGGGAGATCGACATGAAAAGCAAGGGTTGATCGTCGCGATCGACGGCCCTGCGGGGGCGGGAAAAAGCACCGTGGCCAAACTCCTGGCCTTGCGGCTCGGGTATCTGTACCTGGATACGGGAGCCTTGTATCGTGCGGTCGCCTGGAAGGTTCAAGAGACCGGGACAGATCCCGATGATCGGTCCGCCATTGCGGCGCTCCTGCCTGAAACCAAGCTGCATATGGAATGTGGCTCCGAACAGGCCCACGTCTTCGTGGACGGGCGGGACGTCACAGGCGACTTGCGGACACCTGGTGTGACGGCCCTTGCCTCCGTGGTGTCGGCGATTCCCGCGGTCCGCGAATGGCTGTTGCCGGTCCAACGGCAGATCGGCGCCGCCGGTTCCGTGGTCGCTGAAGGTCGCGATATCGGCACGAAGGTGTTTCCTGGTGCGGACATCAAGTTTTTTCTCGAGGCCGATGCGGACGTCCGGGCGACGCGCCGGCACCGCGAACTGGTGGCGGCAGGCCACGCGGTTCAATTCGACCAGACCAAGCGTGACCTGACAGGGCGGGACGATCGCGACCGATCTCGAACCGTGGCACCCTTGATCCCCGCGCAGGATGCCGAACGTATCGATACGTCGAGCATGCCGGCGGAAGCGGTGGTCGAACATATGATGGCTGTGATCACGGCGAGATCGTGA
- a CDS encoding SSU ribosomal protein S1p, with the protein MSTVTPQSEPKLDRDALAAMYEETFRNFEEGTITEGTVVAIGKDKVVVDIGYKSEGMIPADQFSHDELQQLKVGDRLQVYLEECEDADGNLVLSKEKADKMKIWEELEKLHKEEKSIEGKIISRIKGGMMVDIGVKAFLPGSQIDLHPVRDLDGLVGKTFPLKIIKINHRRGNVVVSRRVLLEETRDRRRQTTLATLKEGQLIQGMVKNITDYGAFIDLGGIDGLLHITDMSWGRVGHPSELFQVGDKVEVTVLKYDRETGRISLGLKQKSADPWTGVAAKYPVGTRVRGRVVSLTDYGAFVELEPGVEGLVHVSEMSWTHEVRHPSRVVSVGDQVEAAVLNIDPGSRKISLGMKQTAPNPWDMIEAKYPAGTRIEGKVKSLTDFGAFIGLEEGIDGLIHISDMSWTKHIKHPSELFKKGQKVDAVVIRIDKEKERLSLGYKQLSRDPWEDQIPTRYRVGDSITGKVSKIADFGLFVELDGDVEGLIHISEVGLDPNVRMEEKFKAGDDVTAKIIKVDREERKIALSLRDHQLDSERRQVDEFHASQGGLDQSLGRAAKQSRKRGQTDSEA; encoded by the coding sequence ATGAGTACTGTCACACCGCAGAGCGAACCCAAACTCGATCGCGACGCCTTGGCGGCGATGTATGAAGAAACCTTCCGTAATTTCGAGGAAGGCACCATCACCGAGGGCACGGTCGTCGCCATCGGCAAGGACAAAGTCGTGGTCGATATCGGCTACAAGTCCGAGGGCATGATTCCGGCCGACCAATTTTCGCATGATGAATTGCAGCAATTGAAGGTGGGAGATCGCCTGCAGGTCTATCTCGAAGAATGTGAAGACGCCGACGGCAATCTGGTGCTCTCCAAAGAAAAAGCCGACAAGATGAAAATCTGGGAGGAACTGGAGAAGCTGCACAAGGAAGAAAAGAGCATCGAGGGCAAGATCATTTCCCGCATCAAGGGCGGCATGATGGTCGATATCGGCGTCAAGGCCTTCCTGCCAGGCTCGCAGATCGATCTGCATCCGGTGCGCGACCTGGATGGGTTGGTGGGCAAGACCTTCCCCCTCAAGATCATCAAGATCAACCACCGGCGGGGCAATGTGGTCGTCTCGCGCCGGGTGTTGTTGGAAGAGACGCGCGACCGTCGCCGCCAGACGACCTTGGCCACCTTGAAAGAGGGTCAGTTGATTCAGGGGATGGTGAAAAACATCACCGATTATGGAGCCTTCATCGATCTCGGCGGCATCGACGGCTTGCTGCACATCACCGACATGTCGTGGGGTCGTGTCGGCCATCCGTCCGAGCTGTTCCAGGTGGGCGATAAGGTGGAAGTGACGGTGCTGAAATACGATCGAGAGACCGGACGTATTTCGCTCGGCCTCAAACAGAAGTCGGCGGATCCCTGGACCGGGGTGGCCGCCAAGTATCCGGTGGGCACACGTGTGCGCGGACGGGTGGTGAGTTTGACGGATTACGGCGCCTTCGTCGAGTTGGAGCCGGGCGTGGAAGGGTTGGTGCACGTGTCGGAGATGTCTTGGACCCACGAGGTCCGGCACCCGTCGCGTGTCGTCTCGGTCGGCGATCAAGTCGAAGCGGCAGTATTGAACATCGACCCGGGAAGCCGGAAGATTTCCCTGGGCATGAAGCAGACGGCCCCGAACCCCTGGGACATGATCGAGGCCAAGTATCCGGCCGGCACGCGCATCGAAGGCAAGGTGAAGAGCCTGACGGACTTCGGTGCCTTCATCGGCCTGGAAGAAGGCATCGACGGGTTGATCCATATTTCCGACATGTCCTGGACGAAGCACATCAAGCATCCGTCCGAGCTCTTCAAGAAAGGGCAGAAGGTCGATGCGGTGGTCATCCGTATCGATAAGGAGAAGGAGCGTCTCTCGCTGGGCTACAAGCAATTGTCCCGCGATCCGTGGGAGGACCAGATCCCGACCCGGTATCGGGTGGGCGACAGCATCACCGGCAAGGTCAGCAAGATCGCCGACTTCGGGCTCTTCGTCGAGCTGGACGGCGACGTGGAAGGTCTGATCCACATCAGCGAAGTCGGCCTGGACCCCAACGTGCGCATGGAAGAGAAGTTCAAGGCGGGGGACGATGTGACGGCGAAGATCATCAAGGTCGACCGTGAGGAGCGGAAGATCGCCCTGAGTTTGCGCGATCACCAACTGGACAGTGAACGCCGCCAAGTCGATGAGTTTCACGCTTCCCAGGGCGGGTTGGATCAGAGCCTGGGGCGGGCGGCCAAGCAAAGTCGGAAGCGGGGTCAAACCGACTCCGAAGCCTGA
- a CDS encoding Na-Ca exchanger/integrin-beta4, with the protein MIDGLWSSRVPSPSSLCFALLAGWALLSACSKSDPYVPPDPFYYFASYPVGKNPTTVTPADFNRDQITDLVTTNISSNTISVLFGNGDGTFRDQIQVRVCQEPRSLAINDFNGDGQLDLALACSGSDQISILYGRANGKFEEGPQYPVHRTPVSVASEDVNGDGHPDLAVALRNDKVKIFLGSPNGEFRPGVQYEYGDTPTSVALKDLNQDGKPDLIVTNGGPMLSAVSVWIGNGDGTFRDPKDYKTGRRPLGVSFADFNNDRMVDLLVINGEGDSFTTFLGNGNATFQPGKDSGADASPNFGMARDFDGDHIADVAIVNLQSTDLSILFGRGDGTFNYPPRNYRTKSGPFAVASYRVSADNVEEPGLVTADNGAGSVSVFLHRGRKDQAPTVRGTE; encoded by the coding sequence ATGATCGACGGTCTTTGGAGCAGCAGGGTGCCCTCACCGTCCAGCCTGTGTTTCGCATTGCTGGCGGGTTGGGCCCTGCTTTCCGCCTGTTCGAAGTCTGACCCCTACGTTCCCCCCGACCCCTTCTACTATTTTGCCAGTTATCCCGTCGGCAAAAATCCGACAACCGTGACCCCGGCCGACTTCAATCGCGACCAAATTACAGACCTCGTCACCACGAATATTTCGAGCAACACGATCTCGGTTCTGTTCGGCAACGGCGATGGAACATTTCGGGATCAGATTCAAGTGAGGGTCTGCCAGGAACCCCGTTCCTTGGCCATCAACGATTTTAACGGTGATGGTCAGCTCGATCTTGCGTTGGCCTGTTCAGGCAGCGACCAGATTTCGATCCTGTATGGCCGGGCCAACGGAAAATTTGAGGAAGGGCCGCAGTACCCGGTCCATCGGACCCCCGTGTCCGTGGCCAGTGAGGATGTCAACGGCGACGGTCATCCCGATTTGGCCGTGGCTTTGCGCAACGACAAGGTGAAAATCTTTCTCGGCAGCCCCAATGGAGAGTTTCGCCCCGGCGTTCAGTACGAGTACGGCGATACGCCCACCTCGGTGGCCCTCAAAGACCTGAATCAAGACGGTAAGCCGGACCTGATTGTGACGAACGGCGGTCCGATGTTGAGCGCAGTATCCGTATGGATCGGAAACGGCGACGGAACCTTTCGAGATCCCAAAGATTACAAAACCGGCCGGCGACCGTTGGGTGTGAGTTTTGCCGATTTCAACAACGACCGCATGGTCGATCTGTTGGTGATCAACGGCGAAGGGGATAGTTTCACGACGTTCTTAGGCAACGGGAATGCGACCTTTCAGCCGGGAAAAGATTCCGGCGCCGACGCCAGTCCGAACTTCGGGATGGCGCGAGATTTCGACGGCGACCATATCGCCGATGTAGCCATTGTCAACCTACAGTCCACCGATCTTTCCATTCTCTTCGGGCGAGGGGACGGCACGTTCAACTACCCGCCGCGAAACTATCGAACGAAGTCCGGCCCGTTCGCCGTGGCGAGTTATCGCGTCTCCGCCGACAATGTCGAAGAACCGGGTCTGGTGACGGCAGACAATGGAGCCGGGAGCGTATCGGTGTTTCTGCATCGCGGACGGAAGGACCAGGCGCCGACCGTTCGTGGGACGGAGTAA
- a CDS encoding signal peptide peptidase SppA, 36K type, whose translation MGPSAEEAVGKPKRSLLRRIFWTIVIGVGALVLLNTLLPDLDLSGRDRVALIRVEGVILDAQATIGELKQYSENPLVKAIVLRIDSPGGGVVPSQEIHDAVKRVKNKSNKAVIASMGTVAASGGYYIAAATDRIIANPGTLTGSIGVIMETANLEGLLKKVGVEGVVIKSGRFKDVGSPLRKMSDEERKLLQSVMDDVHQQFIQAVADGRSLEPSEVEPLADGRIFTGRQAKEARLVDELGDLEDAIHIAADIAGIEGEPKVVEPRKRFSIRDILESRWSSMFPKLELQTGVNLKYLMAF comes from the coding sequence ATGGGCCCAAGCGCGGAGGAGGCCGTCGGGAAGCCGAAGCGGAGTCTATTGCGCCGGATATTCTGGACGATCGTGATCGGGGTCGGAGCGTTGGTCTTGCTGAACACGCTCCTCCCCGACCTCGATCTCTCGGGACGGGACCGTGTCGCCTTGATTCGCGTCGAGGGGGTCATTCTGGATGCCCAGGCGACGATCGGTGAATTGAAGCAGTACAGTGAAAATCCGCTGGTCAAGGCGATCGTGTTGCGTATCGACAGTCCCGGCGGCGGGGTGGTCCCGTCCCAGGAAATCCATGATGCCGTCAAGCGCGTGAAGAACAAGAGCAACAAGGCGGTAATTGCCTCGATGGGAACGGTGGCGGCGTCAGGAGGCTATTACATCGCCGCGGCCACGGATCGTATCATCGCCAACCCCGGCACCCTGACCGGCAGCATCGGCGTGATCATGGAGACGGCCAATCTCGAAGGCCTGTTGAAAAAAGTCGGTGTCGAAGGGGTGGTGATCAAGAGCGGGCGCTTCAAGGACGTCGGGTCGCCGCTGCGCAAGATGAGCGACGAGGAACGTAAGCTGTTGCAGTCGGTGATGGACGATGTCCATCAGCAGTTTATTCAAGCCGTGGCCGACGGCCGGTCCTTGGAACCATCCGAGGTGGAGCCGTTGGCGGACGGGCGCATCTTCACCGGTCGCCAGGCGAAAGAAGCGCGGTTGGTGGACGAGTTGGGCGATCTTGAGGACGCCATTCATATTGCGGCGGATATCGCGGGGATCGAAGGGGAGCCGAAGGTGGTCGAGCCACGCAAGCGGTTCTCCATTCGAGATATTCTGGAGTCACGCTGGTCGTCGATGTTCCCCAAGCTGGAGTTGCAGACCGGCGTCAACTTGAAATACTTGATGGCGTTCTGA
- a CDS encoding Acyl-CoA:1-acyl-sn-glycerol-3-phosphate acyltransferase produces MTSVLYGLLWILSRAVGWLCFRYKTVGRVPRKGGFLIASNHASYLDIPLLGCGIPRRVWYMGRHDLFTVPLLNGLLQALGWIPLRLGRVDRDAFSRAVSLIKEGKPVAIFPEGGRTMTGALKPGKPGIGVIVSQTGCQVVPAHIGGTFDVLPPGAKWPRFRRVTVSYGEPIDFSSDAARLDGKAFYQHVSRTVMAKIAELGQVPMPHDLASPSTAKSCNAE; encoded by the coding sequence GTGACCTCCGTACTATATGGTCTGTTGTGGATTCTGTCTCGCGCCGTCGGTTGGTTGTGTTTCCGGTACAAAACGGTCGGCAGGGTCCCCCGGAAAGGCGGATTCCTCATTGCCTCGAACCACGCCAGCTACCTGGATATTCCGTTGCTCGGCTGTGGGATTCCCAGACGGGTCTGGTACATGGGGCGGCATGACCTGTTCACGGTTCCGCTCCTCAACGGGTTGTTACAGGCGCTCGGATGGATTCCGTTGCGGCTCGGACGCGTGGATCGTGACGCGTTCAGCAGGGCCGTCTCGCTCATTAAGGAGGGGAAACCAGTGGCGATCTTTCCCGAAGGCGGACGGACGATGACCGGCGCGCTCAAGCCCGGCAAACCAGGCATCGGGGTCATCGTGTCGCAGACCGGCTGCCAGGTCGTGCCGGCCCATATCGGGGGAACCTTCGATGTGTTGCCGCCGGGGGCGAAGTGGCCGAGATTTCGGCGGGTGACGGTGTCCTATGGGGAACCGATAGATTTTTCATCCGATGCCGCCCGTTTGGACGGAAAGGCGTTTTATCAGCATGTCAGTCGGACGGTGATGGCGAAGATTGCGGAGCTCGGACAGGTTCCGATGCCCCACGATCTTGCCTCCCCTTCAACGGCCAAGTCTTGCAACGCTGAGTAA